TCTATCGATGAATCGACAACCGGCGCTTGCAACTGCGACGCTCAAATTCAAATTGCGATAATGTCGACAACAATCAATTTGTGTGATCTGCAACGACAACACCTTCTACAAATGAATGCGACGTGACGACAACaactgcaaatatttataacgCATACGACATGTTGCTGCCATGCCAATAATGATGATGACATCGCATTTACTAACACATCTTGTAATATCCGATGA
The sequence above is a segment of the Drosophila melanogaster chromosome 2L genome. Coding sequences within it:
- the CG46244 gene encoding uncharacterized protein, which produces MMTSHLLTHLVISDDFRLSKMYLTND